In Candidatus Woesearchaeota archaeon, the genomic stretch AGATAGTTAACAATTTCCCTGTCTCGTTGTGTATATTGAAATCTCGTTTCACTTTTATCGCTCCATTATCACCCATTGTTACTCTCAAATCCTCAGAATCTAATAACTTCTTTATGGCCTTCGCTAATTCTCTTGGGTTCTCTGGATCTACAAGAAACCCCTCAACTCCGTCCGTGATAAGCTCTGGTATGCTCCCTATATTACAGGATACAACAGGTATTTTGGCTATCATGGCCTCTTGCAGAGTCAAAGGACAAACGTCCATATCACCATTACTCCCTTTTATACAGGGTAAGACAAAAATCCCAGCACTTCCCAGTTCCCTTATCAACCCTTCTTCACCCAAGCTACCTAAAAAAGTTATATCATCCTCCAATTGCAGGTCTAGAACCATATCTCTAAGCTCACCCTCCAGCGGTCCTGAACCCACTATTTTATATTTTATCCCTGGACAACCATCTATTATTTGCCTGATAGCCATTAAGCCGTATTTTATACCTTTCTTCTCTACCAGCCTTCCGACCGTTAAAATATTTGAACTGCCATCTACTTTAGTTATTTTCGCAAATTTGTCAATATTTGAGCACGCTCTCACAACATGGATTTTATTTTTATCAAAT encodes the following:
- a CDS encoding glycosyltransferase family 4 protein; the encoded protein is MDLDVLHAHFANEPTFTAMLISRATDIPFTFTGHAFDIFIDPNIEALKERMKKASAVITPSYYNRDYLHDLTKFDKNKIHVVRACSNIDKFAKITKVDGSSNILTVGRLVEKKGIKYGLMAIRQIIDGCPGIKYKIVGSGPLEGELRDMVLDLQLEDDITFLGSLGEEGLIRELGSAGIFVLPCIKGSNGDMDVCPLTLQEAMIAKIPVVSCNIGSIPELITDGVEGFLVDPENPRELAKAIKKLLDSEDLRVTMGDNGAIKVKRDFNIHNETGKLLTIWETI